Proteins encoded by one window of Lathyrus oleraceus cultivar Zhongwan6 chromosome 1, CAAS_Psat_ZW6_1.0, whole genome shotgun sequence:
- the LOC127082839 gene encoding uncharacterized protein LOC127082839 isoform X2, giving the protein MAPAKRHFPCEEDESSTHQKKAKQVALEQLLSPSPVVLNSADCNLDFNIECNGLVGYGLNEEGFGYCWSGARATAGIKNGRYCYGCVVVSPQPVDTDDTAPDQRHLCRLGVSRGDDAVGALGETKNSFGYGATGRFSNAGKFLKFGDKFGVGDTIVCCIDLESKPLASIGFSKNGKWLGTAFQFDVGSLGLGADSSFSKDSPWEWALFPHVLLKNVVVQMQFSVEQGLVPQEGFRPWAFAVADGNAVMGPSFSYPKDCELMMLVGLPASGKTTWAEKWVKDHSEKRYVLLGTNLILEQMKVPGLLRKNNYSERFDRLMDKATAMFNVILARAANVPRNYIIDQTNVYKNARKRKLKPFKDYQKTAVVVFPKPEELTRRSEKRFKEMGKEVPIDALNSMIANYVLPKSKDFPFSDEDFDQVLFVELNRDESQKYLDQMKQDTLSLSNNNLSTLAHRGSSHSSVPALQNQRSSTGSGIHHWRAHSLISQTNYRMPSQVHALRSIHMVI; this is encoded by the exons ATGGCTCCTGCCAAACGCCATTTCCCATGCGAAGAAGACGAATCATCAACTCATCAGAAGAAAGCAAAACAAGTTGCGCTGGAACAACTTCTTTCGCCATCACCAGTTGTTCTCAATTCTGCTGATTGTAACTTAG ATTTCAATATTGAATGCAATGGACTTGTTGGATATGGCCTTAATGAAGAAGGCTTTGGTTATTGTTGGTCTGGTGCTAGAGCTACTGCTGGAATAAAAAATGGTAGATATTGCTATGGTTGTGTTGTTGTTTCTCCTCAACCTGTTGATACCGATGATACTGCTCCTGATCAGCGGCATCTTTGTCGTCTTGGTGTTTCTAGAGGCGATGACGCTGTTGGAGCTCTTGGTGAGACAAAAAATAGCTTTGGTTATGGCGCCACTGGCAGGTTTTCTAATGCCGGGAAGTTTTTGAAGTTTGGTGATAAGTTTGGTGTTGGTGATACAATAGTTTGTTGCATTGATCTTGAGAGTAAACCACTTGCTTCAATTGGTTTCTCTAAGAATGGTAAATGGTTGGGTACTGCATTTCAATTTGATGTTGGTTCTCTTGGTCTTGGAGCGGATTCTTCTTTTTCAAAGGACTCGCCTTGGGAATGGGCACTTTTTCCGCATGTTCTGTTGAAAAATGTTGTGGTTCAGATGCAGTTCAGTGTTGAACAAGGACTTGTTCCTCAAGAAGGGTTCAGACCTTGGGCCTTTGCTGTTGCGGATGGAAATGCGGTTATGGGACCTTCGTTTTCTTATCCAAAGGATTGTGAATTGATGATGCTTGTGGGATTACCGGCTTCAGGCAAGACTACATGGGCTGAAAAATGGGTGAAAGATCACTCGGAGAAGCGTTATGTTTTGCTTGGCACAAACTTAATTCTTGAACAGATGAAG GTTCCTGGACTGTTACGGAAGAACAACTACAGTGAAAGGTTTGACCGTTTGATGGACAAGGCAACTGCAATGTTCAATGTAATTCTGGCCAGGGCAGCTAATGTTCCCCGCAATTATATAATCGATCAGACAAATGTATACAAAAATGCACGCAAACGGAAGCTTAAGCCATTCAAGGATTATCAAAAG ACTGCTGTTGTGGTTTTCCCAAAGCCAGAAGAGCTCACGAGACGGTCTGAAAAAAGATTTAAAGAAATGGGCAAAGAAGTTCCAATTGATGCTTTGAATAGCATGATAG CTAATTATGTTCTACCTAAAAGCAAGGATTTTCCATTTTCAGATGAAGATTTTGATCAG GTTCTATTTGTTGAACTGAACCGAGACGAGTCTCAGAAATATTTGGATCAGATGAAGCAAGATACTCTGTCTCTATCTAATAACAACCTGTCAACATTAGCGCACAGAGGTTCTTCTCATTCTTCTGTACCTGCATTGCAAAATCAAAGAAGTTCGACAG GAAGTGGAATTCACCATTGGAGAGCTCATTCTCTCATATCTCAAACCAACTACAGGATGCCTAGTCAA GTACATGCTCTCAGGTCAATTCACATGGTCATATGA
- the LOC127082839 gene encoding uncharacterized protein LOC127082839 isoform X1 gives MAPAKRHFPCEEDESSTHQKKAKQVALEQLLSPSPVVLNSADCNLDFNIECNGLVGYGLNEEGFGYCWSGARATAGIKNGRYCYGCVVVSPQPVDTDDTAPDQRHLCRLGVSRGDDAVGALGETKNSFGYGATGRFSNAGKFLKFGDKFGVGDTIVCCIDLESKPLASIGFSKNGKWLGTAFQFDVGSLGLGADSSFSKDSPWEWALFPHVLLKNVVVQMQFSVEQGLVPQEGFRPWAFAVADGNAVMGPSFSYPKDCELMMLVGLPASGKTTWAEKWVKDHSEKRYVLLGTNLILEQMKVPGLLRKNNYSERFDRLMDKATAMFNVILARAANVPRNYIIDQTNVYKNARKRKLKPFKDYQKTAVVVFPKPEELTRRSEKRFKEMGKEVPIDALNSMIANYVLPKSKDFPFSDEDFDQVLFVELNRDESQKYLDQMKQDTLSLSNNNLSTLAHRGSSHSSVPALQNQRSSTGSGIHHWRAHSLISQTNYRMPSQVNSHGHMNEPQLNMNLLCGGYPSSQISHAARSPSPCGRYSNGEASCFPIDNVGSNRTYGDIEAYRNPVLGSQYRPSTAGNNNMSFHGRPYVEYRESQPFNYRTYGRPYVEYRDFQPELLSHAAATPSLPPCGEPTLRPRHGGLPDNMQYSGRYACQYPKYYP, from the exons ATGGCTCCTGCCAAACGCCATTTCCCATGCGAAGAAGACGAATCATCAACTCATCAGAAGAAAGCAAAACAAGTTGCGCTGGAACAACTTCTTTCGCCATCACCAGTTGTTCTCAATTCTGCTGATTGTAACTTAG ATTTCAATATTGAATGCAATGGACTTGTTGGATATGGCCTTAATGAAGAAGGCTTTGGTTATTGTTGGTCTGGTGCTAGAGCTACTGCTGGAATAAAAAATGGTAGATATTGCTATGGTTGTGTTGTTGTTTCTCCTCAACCTGTTGATACCGATGATACTGCTCCTGATCAGCGGCATCTTTGTCGTCTTGGTGTTTCTAGAGGCGATGACGCTGTTGGAGCTCTTGGTGAGACAAAAAATAGCTTTGGTTATGGCGCCACTGGCAGGTTTTCTAATGCCGGGAAGTTTTTGAAGTTTGGTGATAAGTTTGGTGTTGGTGATACAATAGTTTGTTGCATTGATCTTGAGAGTAAACCACTTGCTTCAATTGGTTTCTCTAAGAATGGTAAATGGTTGGGTACTGCATTTCAATTTGATGTTGGTTCTCTTGGTCTTGGAGCGGATTCTTCTTTTTCAAAGGACTCGCCTTGGGAATGGGCACTTTTTCCGCATGTTCTGTTGAAAAATGTTGTGGTTCAGATGCAGTTCAGTGTTGAACAAGGACTTGTTCCTCAAGAAGGGTTCAGACCTTGGGCCTTTGCTGTTGCGGATGGAAATGCGGTTATGGGACCTTCGTTTTCTTATCCAAAGGATTGTGAATTGATGATGCTTGTGGGATTACCGGCTTCAGGCAAGACTACATGGGCTGAAAAATGGGTGAAAGATCACTCGGAGAAGCGTTATGTTTTGCTTGGCACAAACTTAATTCTTGAACAGATGAAG GTTCCTGGACTGTTACGGAAGAACAACTACAGTGAAAGGTTTGACCGTTTGATGGACAAGGCAACTGCAATGTTCAATGTAATTCTGGCCAGGGCAGCTAATGTTCCCCGCAATTATATAATCGATCAGACAAATGTATACAAAAATGCACGCAAACGGAAGCTTAAGCCATTCAAGGATTATCAAAAG ACTGCTGTTGTGGTTTTCCCAAAGCCAGAAGAGCTCACGAGACGGTCTGAAAAAAGATTTAAAGAAATGGGCAAAGAAGTTCCAATTGATGCTTTGAATAGCATGATAG CTAATTATGTTCTACCTAAAAGCAAGGATTTTCCATTTTCAGATGAAGATTTTGATCAG GTTCTATTTGTTGAACTGAACCGAGACGAGTCTCAGAAATATTTGGATCAGATGAAGCAAGATACTCTGTCTCTATCTAATAACAACCTGTCAACATTAGCGCACAGAGGTTCTTCTCATTCTTCTGTACCTGCATTGCAAAATCAAAGAAGTTCGACAG GAAGTGGAATTCACCATTGGAGAGCTCATTCTCTCATATCTCAAACCAACTACAGGATGCCTAGTCAA GTCAATTCACATGGTCATATGAATGAACCTCAGCTAAATATGAATCTGTTGTGTGGAGGATATCCAAGCAGTCAAATTTCACATGCTGCAAGATCACCCTCTCCTTGTGGACGTTATTCCAATGGTGAAGCATCTTGTTTTCCTATAGATAATGTTGGTTCCAATAGAACTTACGGTGACATCGAAGCATACAGGAACCCTGTTTTGGGTAGCCAGTATAGGCCAAGTACTGCAGGGAACAACAATATGAGTTTTCATGGAAGACCTTATGTTGAATATCGAGAGTCACAACCTTTTAATTATCGTACATATGGAAGACCTTATGTTGAATACAGAGATTTCCAACCTGAGCTTCTTTCACATGCAGCAGCCACAC CTTCGCTTCCCCCGTGTGGGGAACCGACTTTAAGACCTCGACATGGTGGATTACCCGATAACATGCAATATTCAGGGAGATATGCTTGTCAGTATCCAAAATACTACCCTTGA